A portion of the Chondrinema litorale genome contains these proteins:
- a CDS encoding acyl-CoA desaturase yields the protein MKEILIFFVAHWYLSLFFQTFFLHRYASHKAFTMNKFTEKVFFVLTWIFQGSNYLSAYGYGVMHRMHHAFADTENDPHSPKYDESLFKMMWKTKTIYSDIANKRADIDPRFTQDVPQWDAFDKFARSWVSRVMWGALYVAFYYHFATEWWLWLLLPIQFLLSPVHGAIINWFAHKYGYTNFKVGDTSKNFLPVDFLMMGESYHNNHHKHGGRANFGGFRWHEIDPTYMVIKVLDKLKIIKITKYDDKTVEVVKTKAVA from the coding sequence ATGAAAGAAATACTCATTTTCTTTGTTGCTCATTGGTATTTATCATTATTCTTTCAAACTTTCTTTTTACATAGATATGCTTCTCACAAAGCATTTACTATGAATAAATTTACAGAGAAAGTTTTCTTTGTTTTAACATGGATATTCCAAGGCTCTAACTATTTAAGTGCCTATGGTTATGGAGTAATGCACAGAATGCACCACGCATTTGCTGATACCGAAAATGACCCACATTCTCCGAAATATGATGAAAGTCTTTTTAAGATGATGTGGAAAACAAAAACAATTTATTCTGATATTGCTAATAAGAGAGCTGATATTGATCCACGCTTTACTCAAGATGTTCCACAATGGGATGCTTTTGACAAATTTGCAAGATCTTGGGTTTCTAGAGTTATGTGGGGAGCGCTATATGTAGCATTCTATTATCACTTTGCTACTGAGTGGTGGTTATGGTTATTATTACCAATCCAATTCTTATTATCGCCTGTACATGGTGCAATAATCAACTGGTTTGCTCATAAATATGGTTACACTAACTTTAAAGTTGGTGATACTTCTAAAAACTTTTTACCAGTAGATTTCTTGATGATGGGAGAAAGTTACCACAATAATCACCACAAACATGGTGGCAGAGCTAACTTTGGTGGTTTCCGTTGGCATGAGATTGATCCTACTTATATGGTGATCAAAGTATTAGATAAGTTGAAAATTATCAAAATAACTAAATATGACGATAAAACAGTAGAAGTTGTAAAAACTAAAGCTGTAGCTTAA
- a CDS encoding IS1595 family transposase, translating into MEASKLPFRYWFVAIWLMGCSKKGSSACNVQRQLNHKRYEPIWAMMHKIRSAMGQRDNHYLLGGNIEVDEGFFETLVPEGQKEEERKRGRGSQKQTMAMVFAQTEVVLQPKKHRPSKRCKYFKMAVCADFTVETARNTITRHVAQNAKMITDGYSTYQSLTGEFEMDVEKVPSKQAHIKLPWVHTAIGNAKKVLQGIYQHTRPGYLQNYLDEFCYKLNRRYFENDIFDRILIACTLT; encoded by the coding sequence ATGGAAGCTTCCAAACTTCCGTTTCGCTACTGGTTCGTTGCTATCTGGCTGATGGGCTGTAGCAAGAAAGGTTCTTCTGCCTGTAATGTGCAGAGGCAGCTCAATCATAAGCGCTATGAACCTATCTGGGCAATGATGCACAAAATACGCTCTGCGATGGGCCAACGGGACAACCACTACTTGCTGGGAGGCAATATTGAGGTAGACGAAGGGTTCTTTGAAACACTAGTACCCGAGGGGCAGAAGGAAGAGGAGAGAAAGCGGGGAAGGGGGAGCCAGAAGCAGACCATGGCGATGGTCTTTGCACAGACAGAGGTGGTGCTACAGCCTAAAAAACACCGCCCTTCTAAAAGGTGCAAGTATTTCAAAATGGCTGTATGCGCTGATTTTACAGTAGAAACTGCTAGAAATACGATTACCCGGCATGTTGCCCAGAATGCCAAGATGATTACAGATGGCTATTCAACCTATCAGTCACTGACAGGAGAGTTCGAGATGGATGTGGAAAAAGTGCCCTCAAAACAGGCCCATATCAAACTACCTTGGGTACATACAGCCATTGGGAATGCAAAGAAAGTCCTACAAGGGATATATCAGCATACAAGGCCAGGGTATCTACAGAATTATCTAGATGAGTTCTGTTACAAACTCAATAGAAGATACTTTGAAAATGATATTTTTGACAGAATATTAATTGCTTGTACGCTCACTTGA
- a CDS encoding glutamine--tRNA ligase/YqeY domain fusion protein translates to MGNVEERQSLNFIESIIEKDISEKKNEARVHTRFPPEPNGYLHIGHAKSICLNFGLAQKYDGLCNLRFDDTNPEKENDEYVNSIKKDVKWLGFSWDEREFFASDYFQQLYDFAVALIKQGKAYVDDSTPDEINAMRGSTTEPGKESPYRNRSVEENLDLFAKMKDGEFESGSRILRAKIDMASPNIHLRDPALYRIKKVHHHRTGDAWNIYPMYDWAHGLSDSIEGITHSICTLEFEVHRPLYDWLLDQLNVFHPQQIEFARLNLTFTVLSKRKLLQLVTENHVNGWDDPRMPTISGLRRRGYTPTSLRNFATRIGVAKRDGIVDVAVLEHSVREDLNKYANRVMCVTDPLKITITNYPEGQTEILKAINNPEDPDAGTREIPFSKEIFIEKDDFMENPPKKFFRLSPGKEVRLKYAYIIKCEEVVKDENGEVVELLCTYDPETKSGSDTTGKKVKGTLHWASAEHALKIEVREYDRLFTVEDPSGDKEKDFKEFINPDSLVVISDALIEPSVKNAQVEKNYQFERKGYFCVDRESDENKLVFNRTVTLRDTWAKLNKK, encoded by the coding sequence ATGGGAAATGTTGAAGAAAGGCAATCATTAAACTTCATTGAAAGTATAATTGAGAAGGATATAAGTGAAAAGAAAAATGAGGCAAGAGTGCATACAAGGTTTCCTCCGGAACCTAATGGTTACCTTCATATAGGGCATGCGAAATCTATTTGCCTTAATTTCGGACTGGCACAGAAATATGATGGTTTGTGTAATTTAAGATTTGATGACACTAACCCAGAAAAAGAAAATGACGAGTATGTAAACTCTATAAAGAAAGATGTAAAGTGGCTCGGCTTCAGTTGGGATGAAAGAGAGTTTTTTGCATCAGATTATTTTCAGCAGCTATACGACTTTGCTGTAGCATTAATTAAGCAAGGAAAAGCTTATGTAGATGATTCTACTCCTGATGAAATTAATGCAATGCGTGGGTCTACTACAGAGCCAGGTAAAGAGAGTCCATATAGAAATAGGAGTGTAGAGGAGAACCTCGACCTATTTGCCAAAATGAAAGATGGTGAATTTGAAAGTGGTTCTAGAATATTGAGAGCTAAAATAGATATGGCTTCTCCTAATATCCATTTAAGAGACCCGGCACTTTATAGAATTAAAAAGGTACATCACCACCGTACAGGCGACGCTTGGAACATATATCCGATGTATGATTGGGCTCATGGACTCTCTGATTCTATAGAAGGAATTACTCATTCTATTTGTACATTGGAATTTGAAGTTCACAGACCTCTTTATGATTGGTTATTAGATCAACTAAATGTATTCCACCCACAACAAATTGAGTTTGCGAGACTTAATTTAACTTTTACAGTTTTAAGTAAGAGAAAACTTCTTCAGTTAGTTACTGAGAATCATGTAAATGGTTGGGATGACCCTAGAATGCCTACTATCTCAGGATTAAGAAGAAGAGGTTATACACCTACATCTTTAAGGAATTTTGCGACTAGGATAGGAGTGGCAAAAAGAGACGGAATTGTTGATGTAGCTGTACTTGAGCATAGTGTACGAGAAGATTTGAATAAATATGCTAACAGAGTAATGTGTGTAACAGATCCTCTTAAGATTACAATTACAAACTACCCTGAAGGTCAAACGGAGATTTTAAAAGCTATTAATAATCCAGAAGACCCTGACGCAGGAACCAGAGAAATACCTTTTTCAAAAGAGATTTTTATTGAGAAAGATGACTTTATGGAAAATCCTCCTAAAAAATTCTTTAGGCTAAGTCCGGGTAAAGAAGTAAGGTTAAAATATGCTTATATTATTAAATGTGAGGAGGTAGTTAAGGATGAAAACGGCGAGGTAGTAGAATTACTTTGTACTTATGATCCAGAAACAAAGAGTGGTTCAGATACAACAGGTAAAAAAGTAAAAGGTACTTTACACTGGGCGTCTGCTGAGCATGCTTTAAAAATAGAAGTAAGGGAATACGACAGATTATTTACTGTAGAAGATCCTTCTGGAGATAAGGAGAAAGACTTTAAAGAGTTTATTAATCCAGATTCTTTAGTAGTTATTTCTGATGCGCTAATAGAGCCTTCTGTTAAAAATGCTCAAGTAGAAAAGAATTATCAGTTTGAGAGAAAGGGTTATTTCTGTGTGGACAGAGAATCTGATGAAAACAAATTGGTATTTAACAGAACAGTAACTCTTAGAGATACTTGGGCTAAGTTAAATAAGAAATAA